taagaaaaataatacaatacatacacgtgattagaaaaataatgcattaagaaaaataatataacgtataataataatttatgtttgacttaacacatacatatgtactaaTCGATGTTTgcatagataataaatatgatgaaaGAAAATCGTTTCTTGCATTATTACATTATGTGTTTGTAAACATCGATTTAATCGTGAATGACAGAGATTCATATTACATTTGATGATTTTCCCTTAATTTTCTTTACGCATGTTGATCCGAGAAGTGacattcataatattataataaatgtcaataatgcgtgacaaaaaattattttttttccatgtcAAGAGAGTAAATTACAGAGAAATCAACTTTGACTTTGAAATTAATCACCGTCGTTAAAATGATGCAAAATCGTTCACCGATTACAGCACTcaaagtttcattttttttaagtttttttcctgtatatataaaaacatttaatcgtCTGTTTGAGCAATTATTCTTGCTTCACATATTATAATCATctcttcttatatataaaacaaatgagAAAAAAGTTTGCATATGTGGAAACAAATTTCGAATATCGGGATTTCCTTCAACTTCAATAAGGTTACATGAGTAAGAGGGGAGTTTTTGCAGCTATATATATGGATCTCAAAGACTTCTTGATCGTACAGTTTTAACGTGACAGTTTATCTTACACTTTTACTTTTCGTGATACGCGAAAATATTCGAACTGTAACACGcggaaatatttaatcatacaatgatttatttcacAGAATTACCGGTATGTTtgagttatattatttaataaattaatttattaacgaattaataaatagattattaataaataaataaattaattaattaattaaatcattaatgtcaaatttaaatatatattttattattgcaaggagtgtttttttattatgtttattcatatttctattaaaatctgTATTAATCTTTACTAAGTAACATATGTTTATAACATTgtcagtaaaaatatttctctttctgaattatatttatatttttaatttattaaaaataaaatgtaagtaGGCTATAGAGAGCAAAAGTATagtcaataaataaaagttaccaGGTAAATACAATACTGACACGGAAAATTTACCGttaacattatattgtaaCGTAATAAACAAACTTCCAAAGATTTGAAAGTCACGAGACATTATATAAACTACTATTTCTTATTGTGGTTTGACAGTAACCGATCGACTATTTAACTGATTTGCTCTCTggattgtttttaaataaaatctatgtatagtaaaaatattgtacagcTTACTGACTTTGACAATATCAATTTAACTATCatctgtatataaatttaaaatttaattccagGATTCAATTGTTACTATTAATCAAGTCActaatctcaaaaatacttcCTGGCTTACAAACTACGAAGTATTTTTTCTATTGATCTTAATTCAactcttcattttttatttcgtgttatatatatttggttcAGGTCAAATTAACTTAACAGCCATTTTTGTActatcatttaaaattgtagtattatttaatttaacattacaaTATGACGACACATTCTTGCGCTTAAGAAGGTCAAAAACGAATCCGAAACGTCTGcctatatttgtttttgtctagattgtataaatactttaatttataatatatcttttcgtttatatataatactgtatTTACTttctaatctttatttattgattatactTTTGCTCTCTATAGCCtacttctattttaattttacgaaaaaagagagccatttctatatttacttatttatttttttaatttatatttttatatttattgaaatatttaaaaaatttgagatattgaaataattttgcaaaaaaggCTTTAAAGATCGATTAGTTTGTTTATAacgcattataattattcttaattaaacaatttgttaGCCAAAGCTCATCCATGGCGgaaattatatcaaagaaGGCAGAGATTCAGCTAAAAGCACCTGTCTAATATTTTCTCCTACAGAAGAAGATGAAGTTGGAGCATTGGGAAAATATCTCCAACTGTTTGCCGTGAGTGAAATAGAAACGTGTCATTAGTTAAACTGTATTAAACTgttaaatattggaaaaagtataagtacattattaaaatggaGGATATTATTTCAGAAACATAAAGTGAATCTCTTGCACATCGAATCCAGAAGTTCTCTTCGACGACCAAACAGCTATGAATTTATGGTAGAATGTGCGCCAGGCGGTAATATAGCCTCCGCAATTGAATCTTTACGAGATGAGTGCAGTTACTTTTCGATCATTTCTAGGTAGGAGTTCTTcagatttgtttaaatattataatttttatatatttttcaaagaatatagtcttataaacaataacattattattatttatttgacattttattattttttaaatcttataatagcaattaattttttatgtttgaaTGTAGTACAtacattatcataattattcaatttataggtatattataattattcgaatTATAGATCttgattaatcatattgttttaatttatttttgtcttaaaCTTATGGATTTTGAGATATTACAGTGCATAGATTAAAATGACCTATcctgtataatttatttttgatatcaaTGTTTCGAactcattaatataatataacagaaaatttcttatttgtttattcaaatgttaacttataaatatcatacctctttattaattaattttgcaattaattttttattaataaaatttaaagaattaacttaaaaaaatagcgaGTAAGAGCAAAACGCTGTAATTAGTGCGCAAGttcttattttatgtatcaaatttatctattaaaataacaagaatGTTTTGGTCAACTTTATGACCTTCTTCAGCGTAAAAAGTACAAATCTAATGAAAACATACAAAGATTTCGAAACAATACGATTATGCATTAACATATCAATAAGTGAAGACGCAAAGAGtcgcataaatatttaaagaaattcttttCCATTTTCCGTGATATAACAGTCGATTTATTTCCATTCTCATAAACTTAGTTCGTTGTCAAACatctttgcatttaaaaaatatcattagtaaaacatttttgtacCAATATGTTtccaactttttatttttcctttgatAAATCAACTTTTTTGTCACTTCTTGACTTACCAACCAAAGGAGGAACACATTAACTTATCAATTTCATCTAATCTAAAAtttcatgtttatttttaacttaacaactatataatgatttttgccatttttcgaaatatttatgcGACTCTTTGCGTCTTCACTTATTGACATGTTAGTGTAATTATAATCGTATTGTTTCGAAATCTTTGTATGTTTTCATTAGATTTGTACTTTTTGCTACATCTGCGTTGGCTCTTTATTGCCGATCTTATTGTTACTTTagcttatattaaattctaataaaatttaatttaataaattagatcaataaataaattatcgacttatttatgtatttaatttattaaatcagaTTCAGAGATCATTtgtattatgcatatttaattcaacgtttatataattcgtcgtttgataataaaattaaacataaatcataaatacaaTCTTAGAAATCACAAAGACAATATGGATACCGTACCATGGTTTCCGAGGAGAATACGCGATCTTGATAAATTCGCTAATCAGATTTTGTCGTATGGTGCTGAGCTCGATAGCGATCATCCTGGTTTCACGGATCCTGTATATAGagcaagaagaaaatatttcgctgatattgcttattattacaaacagtAAGTATCAAGCCACGATATCAAAATTGGATCAAAAGGGAAACTACGcagacatttttataaaaatatttatattaaaaagatacaaatcatacaatattttagcGGACAACCGATTCCAACAGTGGAATACACGCCTGAAGAAATAGCCACGTGGGGTGTAATCTTTAAAAacttgacaaaattatatccGAAATATGCTTGTAGAGAGCATAATCACGTTTTTCCACTGCTCATTGAGAATTGTGGCTATCGCGAAGACAATATACCCCAACTCGAAGATATATCTAACTTTTTGAAAGGTAATAttccttattttatattttatgcttttatatacaaaatacacaggaaaaaaagacaatttttgaaattgatttagagacatcaattttatttcttacacgAAATTGATCAGttctgaataattaattttttttttctatttatatcataGGAAAGACGAATCATATCTAATTAGTCAGTCTTATCGACGCAATTCTATAATACTTTAGCGGTCAAAATTTCTCTTGAATCTTTTCATCTCGATATTTTAGACTCTACCGGTTTCACACTTCGTCCAGTGGCAGGATTATTGTCTTCACGTGATTTTCTCGCTGGATTGGCCT
Above is a genomic segment from Anoplolepis gracilipes chromosome 3, ASM4749672v1, whole genome shotgun sequence containing:
- the Hn gene encoding protein henna isoform X1, which encodes MYAQINRQFRQTLDFEKGEDVLLLSSSPLDTPKLIHGGNYIKEGRDSAKSTCLIFSPTEEDEVGALGKYLQLFAKHKVNLLHIESRSSLRRPNSYEFMVECAPGGNIASAIESLRDECSYFSIISRNHKDNMDTVPWFPRRIRDLDKFANQILSYGAELDSDHPGFTDPVYRARRKYFADIAYYYKHGQPIPTVEYTPEEIATWGVIFKNLTKLYPKYACREHNHVFPLLIENCGYREDNIPQLEDISNFLKDSTGFTLRPVAGLLSSRDFLAGLAFRVFHSTQYIRHSSKPLYTPEPDVCHEILGHVPLLADPSFAQFSQVIGLASLGAPDDYIEKLATCYWFTVEYGLCRQNGELKAYGAGLLSSFGELEYCLSDKPELRPFDPPKTALQTYPITEYQPVYYVAENFEDAKEKMTKFAQTIPKKFGVRYDAYTQSISIIDSKQQVEALVNNVNQEMQILMDALRKLQH
- the Hn gene encoding protein henna isoform X2, translated to MIYFTELPPKLIHGGNYIKEGRDSAKSTCLIFSPTEEDEVGALGKYLQLFAKHKVNLLHIESRSSLRRPNSYEFMVECAPGGNIASAIESLRDECSYFSIISRNHKDNMDTVPWFPRRIRDLDKFANQILSYGAELDSDHPGFTDPVYRARRKYFADIAYYYKHGQPIPTVEYTPEEIATWGVIFKNLTKLYPKYACREHNHVFPLLIENCGYREDNIPQLEDISNFLKDSTGFTLRPVAGLLSSRDFLAGLAFRVFHSTQYIRHSSKPLYTPEPDVCHEILGHVPLLADPSFAQFSQVIGLASLGAPDDYIEKLATCYWFTVEYGLCRQNGELKAYGAGLLSSFGELEYCLSDKPELRPFDPPKTALQTYPITEYQPVYYVAENFEDAKEKMTKFAQTIPKKFGVRYDAYTQSISIIDSKQQVEALVNNVNQEMQILMDALRKLQH